One window of the Archangium primigenium genome contains the following:
- a CDS encoding AAA family ATPase gives MNFMISVYQRRDSAGGLSWTTLGLGPHTQARTGRGAVKLQQKIVEELRTLVGKLPVHELAAFQLSRGVRLERIPLELDFKRLRVSGAFPLILEPRWRTRGESVTIAYHPERQGEWFTVEAQGSLAEQARAFFTHAWSGLEAPELESLRSNRKDSLKVLSFEATPRSPLELLGKRQGPWADLDPQDRPGAEKKHKKSSVGGTQVLHTLGTNLTLQAAEGTLAAGMPRAPYRDQLQWLLGGERKTPVLLVGPPGCGKRTLLKRFVVDLLESEGYATHHNLDKVSAVWTLAGKRIIAGMSYVGDWEQRCLQLLEDVRGRPRVLLVEDLHAFGRIGRTRDSDTHLALFFQGALARGEILLVGTVTPEQLQRLEADAPSFAALFTQLHVRPTAADETLRMLLHESRELEVRHQVRWHPLLFPALLEQASALFAGAALPGKAIDTLRELATRHQHTNRVITSEELFAALADRTGLPPQLLSARERLMPEDVREALARKVMGQPAAMDAACDLVLRIHAGLTDPQRPYGVYLFTGPTGTGKTELARALAHYLYGDASRLVRLDMAEFQSPEAVARLTGDAWNPEGRLTRLIREQPFSLVLLDEIEKAHPSLLHLLLQVFDEGRLTDASGETADFTHAVLVMTSNLGARRRPRVGLVEADARAQALEADRAVREFFPPELFNRIDRVVYFSPLSREVGEQVVEKELARLLARQGLTSRNIFVSADDAVKRRIVEESFDPHLGARPLKRYLEEHVGQVLAEAIIRGPQSPLRLFQLYLREGHFEVQADALIPREPVAEGFALEPLLSLPMARLRETLREAREDVRAMRESEALGALSEQVRFHLDRLQAGEREHAESLYTLDAMRMYLEHFAAQLDTLSRAPEEDAREMIEVERFGLLEVSHANVVRLFDRRSFAPVRTASREQMLDVLAEVYFLRRILRGLASPEQHLVQLELLPLGQWRRGATSGSQLTRWLCTAYAHSRGTIESFAVLLPNGARVSGGARQLREFLHASTVEPVHAAIKLVGPGIRPFLEGESGLHVWQSSGRLPEIVKVRVHPADAPAPPLLLASHAARLQAFHEARQQGLQPLPEDPEAAMPVVRAYRFEPPSRQQVAELELDDYLLTYSGVHRVRSPADALPTLWRLRMSQNPSGTETGGTP, from the coding sequence ATGAACTTCATGATCTCCGTCTACCAGCGCCGCGACAGCGCGGGCGGGCTGTCCTGGACCACGCTCGGGCTCGGCCCCCATACCCAGGCGCGCACGGGCCGGGGCGCGGTGAAGCTCCAGCAGAAGATCGTGGAGGAGCTGCGCACGCTCGTGGGCAAGCTCCCCGTGCACGAGCTCGCCGCCTTCCAGCTCTCCCGGGGCGTGCGCCTGGAGCGGATCCCCCTGGAGCTGGACTTCAAGCGCCTGCGCGTGTCGGGCGCGTTCCCGCTCATCCTGGAGCCCCGGTGGCGCACGCGCGGCGAGTCCGTGACGATCGCCTACCACCCGGAGCGGCAGGGGGAGTGGTTCACCGTGGAGGCCCAGGGCTCCCTGGCGGAGCAGGCCCGCGCCTTCTTCACCCATGCCTGGTCCGGCCTGGAGGCGCCGGAGCTCGAGTCCCTGCGCTCCAACCGCAAGGACAGCCTCAAGGTCCTGTCCTTCGAGGCGACGCCCCGAAGCCCGTTGGAGCTGCTGGGCAAGCGCCAGGGGCCCTGGGCCGATCTGGATCCCCAGGACAGGCCCGGCGCGGAGAAGAAGCACAAGAAGTCCTCGGTGGGGGGCACCCAGGTGCTCCACACCCTCGGCACCAACCTCACGCTCCAGGCCGCCGAGGGCACGCTCGCGGCGGGCATGCCCCGCGCGCCCTATCGCGACCAGTTGCAGTGGCTGCTCGGGGGCGAGCGCAAGACGCCGGTGCTGCTCGTGGGGCCGCCCGGGTGTGGCAAGCGCACGCTGCTCAAGCGCTTCGTGGTGGATCTGCTCGAGTCCGAGGGGTACGCCACCCACCACAACCTCGACAAGGTCTCCGCCGTCTGGACGCTCGCGGGCAAGCGGATCATCGCGGGCATGAGCTACGTGGGCGACTGGGAGCAGCGCTGTCTCCAACTGCTCGAGGACGTCCGGGGCCGGCCGCGCGTGCTGCTCGTGGAGGACCTGCACGCCTTCGGCCGCATCGGTCGCACCCGGGACAGCGACACCCACCTGGCGCTCTTCTTCCAGGGCGCGCTCGCGCGGGGGGAGATCCTCCTGGTGGGCACGGTGACGCCCGAGCAGCTCCAGCGGCTGGAGGCCGACGCGCCCTCGTTCGCCGCGCTCTTCACCCAGCTGCACGTCCGGCCGACCGCCGCCGACGAAACCCTGCGCATGCTGCTGCACGAGTCGCGGGAGCTGGAGGTCCGGCACCAGGTGCGCTGGCACCCCCTGCTGTTTCCCGCCCTGCTCGAGCAGGCCAGCGCCCTGTTCGCCGGCGCGGCGCTGCCCGGCAAGGCCATCGACACGCTGCGGGAGCTGGCCACGCGCCACCAGCACACGAACCGGGTCATCACCTCCGAGGAGCTCTTCGCCGCCCTCGCGGATCGGACCGGGCTGCCGCCCCAACTGCTCAGCGCGCGCGAGCGGCTGATGCCCGAGGACGTGCGCGAGGCGCTCGCGCGCAAGGTCATGGGCCAGCCCGCGGCGATGGACGCGGCGTGCGACCTGGTGCTGCGCATCCACGCCGGGCTCACGGATCCCCAGCGCCCCTACGGCGTCTACCTCTTCACCGGCCCCACCGGCACCGGCAAGACGGAGCTGGCGCGCGCCCTGGCCCACTACCTCTACGGAGACGCCTCGCGCCTGGTGCGACTGGACATGGCCGAGTTCCAATCGCCCGAGGCCGTGGCCCGCCTCACCGGGGATGCGTGGAACCCCGAGGGCCGGCTGACCCGGCTCATCCGCGAGCAGCCCTTCTCGCTCGTGCTGCTCGACGAGATCGAGAAGGCCCACCCGTCATTGCTCCACCTGCTGCTCCAGGTGTTCGACGAGGGCCGGCTGACGGACGCCTCCGGCGAGACGGCGGACTTCACCCACGCGGTGCTGGTGATGACGAGCAACCTCGGCGCCCGGCGCCGGCCCCGCGTGGGGTTGGTGGAGGCGGACGCGCGCGCCCAGGCGCTCGAGGCCGACCGGGCCGTGCGCGAGTTCTTCCCCCCGGAGCTCTTCAACCGCATCGACCGCGTCGTGTACTTCTCGCCCCTGTCACGCGAGGTGGGGGAGCAGGTCGTCGAGAAGGAGCTGGCGCGGCTGCTCGCGCGTCAGGGGCTCACGTCCCGCAACATCTTCGTGTCCGCGGACGACGCGGTGAAGCGGCGCATCGTGGAGGAGTCCTTCGATCCGCACCTCGGCGCGCGGCCCCTCAAGCGCTACCTCGAGGAGCACGTGGGCCAGGTGCTCGCGGAGGCCATCATCCGCGGGCCCCAGTCCCCCTTGCGCCTGTTCCAGCTCTACCTGCGCGAGGGCCACTTCGAGGTCCAAGCCGATGCCCTCATCCCCCGCGAGCCCGTGGCCGAGGGGTTCGCGCTGGAGCCCCTCCTGTCCCTGCCCATGGCGCGGCTGCGGGAGACGCTGCGCGAGGCACGCGAGGACGTGCGGGCCATGCGCGAGAGCGAGGCGCTCGGGGCCCTGTCCGAGCAGGTCCGCTTCCACCTGGATCGGCTCCAGGCCGGGGAGCGCGAGCACGCCGAGTCGCTCTACACCCTGGACGCGATGCGCATGTACCTGGAGCACTTCGCCGCCCAGCTGGACACCCTGTCGCGCGCGCCCGAGGAGGACGCCCGCGAGATGATCGAGGTGGAGCGCTTTGGCCTCCTGGAGGTGTCCCACGCCAACGTGGTGCGCCTGTTCGACCGCCGCTCCTTCGCCCCCGTGCGCACCGCGTCGCGCGAGCAGATGCTCGACGTGCTGGCCGAGGTGTACTTCCTGCGGCGCATCCTGCGGGGGCTCGCCTCGCCCGAGCAGCACCTGGTGCAACTGGAGCTGCTGCCGCTCGGCCAGTGGCGGCGGGGCGCCACCTCGGGCTCGCAGCTCACGCGCTGGCTGTGCACCGCCTACGCGCACTCGCGCGGGACGATCGAGTCCTTCGCCGTGCTCCTGCCCAACGGGGCCCGCGTGAGTGGTGGCGCCCGGCAGCTGCGCGAATTCCTGCATGCCTCCACCGTGGAGCCCGTGCACGCCGCCATCAAGCTGGTGGGCCCCGGCATCCGGCCCTTCCTGGAGGGCGAGAGCGGGCTGCACGTCTGGCAATCCTCGGGACGCCTGCCGGAGATCGTGAAGGTGCGTGTCCACCCGGCCGACGCCCCCGCGCCGCCCCTGCTGCTCGCGAGCCATGCCGCGCGGCTCCAGGCCTTCCACGAGGCACGCCAGCAGGGACTCCAGCCGCTGCCGGAGGATCCCGAGGCCGCCATGCCCGTGGTCCGCGCCTACCGCTTCGAGCCTCCCTCGCGCCAGCAGGTGGCGGAGCTCGAGCTGGACGACTACCTGCTCACCTACAGCGGCGTGCACCGCGTGCGCTCGCCGGCCGACGCCCTGCCCACCCTGTGGCGGCTGCGCATGAGCCAGAATCCGAGCGGCACCGAGACGGGAGGGACGCCATGA
- a CDS encoding serine hydrolase, which translates to MMSVLVSVLLAATPTETLTSALQARVAREQGATVAVVYQRLGAPRDTVTLAPDRVFHAASTMKVAVLLEVFRQVDAGTLSLDAAPVLTNAFTSIVDGSPFTVDAKNDEDPGLHERVGQPVPVRELVERMITRSSNLATNAVIARVDAKRVTKTLRALGARKMTVLRGVEDGKAYAKGLNNTTTARDLARLLAAIEEGKAASPASTDAMRAILRAQELNQEIPAGLPPGTPVAHKTGQISGVLHDAAIVYPLGHAPYVLVVLTSGIPDERVARALIVDVSRQVFTHATR; encoded by the coding sequence ATGATGTCCGTCCTGGTGTCCGTCCTGCTCGCCGCGACACCGACCGAGACCCTCACCTCGGCGCTCCAGGCCCGCGTGGCCCGGGAGCAGGGCGCCACCGTGGCCGTGGTGTACCAGCGCCTCGGCGCGCCCCGGGACACCGTCACGCTGGCGCCGGACCGGGTCTTCCATGCCGCCAGCACCATGAAGGTGGCGGTGTTGCTCGAGGTTTTCCGCCAGGTCGACGCGGGCACCCTGTCCCTGGACGCGGCGCCCGTGCTCACCAACGCTTTCACCTCCATCGTGGATGGCTCGCCCTTCACCGTGGACGCGAAGAACGACGAGGACCCCGGCCTCCACGAGCGCGTGGGCCAGCCCGTGCCCGTGCGCGAGCTGGTGGAGCGGATGATCACCCGGTCGAGCAACCTGGCCACCAACGCGGTCATCGCCCGGGTGGACGCGAAGCGGGTGACGAAGACCTTGCGCGCGCTCGGGGCGCGGAAGATGACGGTGCTGCGCGGCGTGGAGGACGGCAAGGCGTACGCGAAGGGGCTCAACAACACCACCACGGCCCGGGACCTGGCCCGGCTGCTGGCCGCCATCGAGGAGGGCAAGGCGGCCTCGCCCGCATCCACCGACGCCATGCGCGCCATCCTCCGCGCGCAGGAGCTGAACCAGGAGATTCCCGCGGGACTGCCTCCGGGCACGCCCGTGGCGCACAAGACGGGGCAGATCTCCGGCGTCCTCCACGACGCCGCGATCGTCTATCCGCTTGGCCACGCGCCCTACGTGCTCGTGGTGCTCACGAGCGGCATTCCGGACGAGCGGGTGGCACGCGCGCTCATCGTCGACGTGTCGCGCCAGGTATTCACTCACGCCACGCGGTAG
- a CDS encoding L-dopachrome tautomerase-related protein, translating to MKPPLIAASALLLSACASQTPRPPTDSPLVVAAESREQIWNGVALAEDGRVFVAGPRWTGTRGPALAHLDADGKPHAFPDEAWNAWTPGGDAQRAFVNINAIHREPDDSLWVIDTGSPDFGGAPLPGGAKVVRIELKSGTVSRVYPLGADIATPQSYVDDIRIHDKTGYLTDAGRAGLIVLDLETGAARRVLDNHASTLAPQDRPIRLSGQTVKAPDGSVLRVNADPLELSADGQWLYFASLHGPWSRIETRWLRDASLSPEAVASHVEPWADLPPTGGTALDANGDLYFSDLAEDAIKKRTADGRIETVLVDPRLHWVDAPYLTQDGWLWLPVPQMDRVALFNGGQGKTTWPIQLLRLKVR from the coding sequence ATGAAACCCCCCCTGATCGCCGCGAGTGCGCTGCTGTTGAGCGCGTGTGCTTCCCAGACCCCCCGCCCCCCCACGGACTCCCCGCTCGTCGTGGCCGCCGAGAGCCGCGAGCAGATCTGGAACGGCGTGGCGCTCGCCGAGGACGGCCGGGTGTTCGTCGCCGGGCCCCGCTGGACGGGCACCCGGGGCCCCGCGCTCGCGCACCTGGACGCGGACGGCAAGCCTCACGCCTTTCCCGATGAGGCCTGGAACGCGTGGACGCCGGGCGGGGACGCCCAGCGGGCGTTCGTGAACATCAACGCCATCCACCGCGAGCCGGACGACTCGCTCTGGGTCATCGACACGGGCTCGCCGGACTTCGGTGGCGCGCCCTTGCCGGGGGGCGCCAAGGTGGTCCGCATCGAGCTCAAGAGCGGCACCGTGAGCCGCGTCTACCCGCTGGGCGCGGACATCGCCACGCCCCAGAGCTACGTGGACGACATCCGCATCCACGACAAGACGGGCTACCTGACGGACGCGGGCCGCGCGGGCCTCATCGTGCTCGACCTGGAGACGGGCGCGGCGCGCCGGGTGCTGGACAACCACGCCTCCACCCTGGCGCCTCAGGACCGGCCCATCCGCCTGAGCGGCCAGACGGTGAAGGCGCCGGACGGCTCGGTGCTCCGGGTGAACGCGGATCCACTGGAGCTCAGCGCGGACGGCCAGTGGCTCTATTTCGCCTCACTGCACGGGCCGTGGTCGCGCATCGAGACGCGCTGGCTCCGCGACGCGAGCCTCTCCCCCGAGGCGGTGGCCTCGCACGTCGAGCCCTGGGCGGACCTGCCGCCCACGGGGGGCACGGCGCTGGATGCGAACGGCGACCTGTACTTCAGCGACCTGGCGGAGGACGCGATCAAGAAGCGCACGGCGGACGGCCGCATCGAGACGGTGCTCGTGGATCCGCGGCTGCACTGGGTAGACGCGCCCTACCTCACCCAGGACGGCTGGCTGTGGCTGCCCGTGCCCCAGATGGACCGCGTGGCGCTGTTCAACGGCGGCCAGGGGAAGACCACCTGGCCCATCCAGCTGCTGCGCCTGAAGGTGCGCTGA
- a CDS encoding AAA family ATPase has translation MAVSDAATGTLDFSTPLLCQQLWNGDYQVFPVAAPELASHAASLEACLTEQRLFLEEHLSQSAPEELARFSLPERVRLEFLELPVTRGDVPKRLARPLPIELAVVVIPFADETWVSVPVLDHTVFVGREQDVRETVRADVERLLAARELSGPELLKLLPPRATTLETLALSLRRGEPGDKARAERKRRDEKLQKDQAHEVLRSVSTPLHPRDEARHGPPLVGRDTELALMGTLVGGEKRQGVLLVGPELVGKTELLLAFMRAEHKAGRARPVFATSGSQLIAGMSGFGQWQERVLRVMRAAQQLDAILYFENLGELLAQHSTESINLPGAMKPFLDEGRVRVVGELTPEALDLLENQHPGFLAAFSRVRLEPLGARPTREALRLRAAWQQRAEPTRPSLAEDAVEPLVELAERYLPGRALPGKAVRLYEELRAGLHQERTGDGQVPRLTRTRLYSLFSLKTGVPEFLLREDRALLASDVEATFRRQLVGQELAVRRVVETLCMVKAGLQPQGKPLATFLFVGPTGVGKTELARLLATFLFGSPERLFRFDMSEFMDSWAAERLIRGNAQGQGLLTRRVRQQPFCVLLLDEIEKAHPAVFDLLLQVCGEGRLTDTRGQTAWFHNALIIMTSNLGVAHRRSPLGIGAAEVDDGAYYLREVHRHFRPEFVNRIDQLIAFRPLSAEQIQEVARLAVGKLGQRRGLLQRGLSLDVPPDITSRLATSGYHEAHGARGLRRHLDQHLVVPLARALSAAGPDARGGELVFSPNDEGFSVALARGRPRQVRDQLARVEELRAERVRIEALLKLDAAERLGEQLRFLVAQLAREQTHAARGPEAVSISRQQSEHGRLELLWSQVERLRATILSAEELALLSLYEQQDVTPFVDEALAHMRELRRLLPSVLLALQPQRDGITLIVQEAGDTRAMDRWLLPLLDVLSARGWVAGGRISVPRRAEPQRRDWSPDVLSAEALKRALNEPERPFREVLLSVGGPYAGSFLSLEAGLHRYPSSDKLREQVLLTVSPVATTTHLSEKELVLPLVAPPEPPPLAQLRLIPATREHLPDGTVSIGDGARTVALDGQGYFQALELVLLEHILLMESARQFDPESAPSFPVDQLRSATS, from the coding sequence ATGGCCGTTTCCGACGCCGCGACCGGGACCCTCGACTTCTCCACACCGCTTCTCTGCCAGCAGCTCTGGAACGGCGACTACCAGGTGTTCCCCGTGGCGGCGCCGGAGCTGGCGAGCCATGCGGCCTCGCTGGAGGCCTGTCTCACCGAGCAGCGGCTGTTCCTCGAGGAGCACCTGTCCCAAAGCGCGCCCGAGGAGCTGGCCCGCTTCTCCCTGCCCGAGCGGGTGCGGCTGGAGTTCCTCGAGCTGCCGGTGACGCGGGGCGATGTGCCGAAGCGGCTCGCGCGGCCCCTGCCCATCGAGCTGGCCGTCGTCGTCATCCCGTTCGCGGACGAGACGTGGGTGTCCGTCCCGGTGCTGGATCACACTGTCTTCGTGGGCCGCGAGCAGGACGTGCGCGAGACGGTGCGCGCCGACGTGGAGCGACTGCTCGCCGCGCGGGAGCTGTCCGGGCCCGAGCTGCTGAAGCTGTTGCCGCCCCGCGCGACGACGCTGGAGACGCTCGCGCTGTCGCTCCGGCGAGGGGAGCCGGGGGACAAGGCGCGCGCGGAGCGCAAGCGGCGGGACGAGAAGCTCCAGAAGGATCAGGCGCACGAGGTGCTCCGCTCCGTCTCCACGCCCCTGCATCCCCGGGACGAGGCGCGCCACGGGCCCCCGCTGGTGGGGCGGGACACCGAGCTGGCCCTGATGGGCACCCTGGTGGGCGGCGAGAAGCGCCAGGGCGTGCTGCTGGTGGGCCCGGAGCTGGTGGGCAAGACGGAGCTGCTCCTGGCGTTCATGCGCGCGGAGCACAAGGCGGGGCGGGCGCGGCCCGTCTTCGCGACGAGCGGCTCCCAGCTCATCGCGGGCATGTCTGGCTTTGGCCAGTGGCAGGAGCGGGTGCTCCGGGTGATGCGCGCCGCCCAGCAGCTCGACGCGATCCTCTACTTCGAGAACCTGGGCGAGCTGCTGGCCCAGCACTCCACCGAGTCCATCAACCTTCCCGGCGCGATGAAGCCCTTCCTCGACGAGGGCCGGGTCCGGGTGGTGGGCGAGCTCACCCCCGAGGCGTTGGATCTCCTGGAGAACCAGCACCCGGGCTTTCTCGCCGCGTTCTCCCGCGTGCGCCTGGAGCCCCTGGGGGCCCGGCCGACCCGCGAGGCCCTGCGCCTGCGCGCCGCGTGGCAGCAGCGGGCCGAGCCCACGCGGCCCTCGCTCGCGGAGGACGCGGTGGAGCCGCTCGTGGAGCTGGCCGAGCGCTACCTGCCGGGCCGGGCCCTGCCGGGCAAGGCGGTGCGGTTGTACGAGGAGCTGCGCGCGGGCCTTCACCAGGAGCGCACCGGCGATGGTCAGGTGCCCCGGCTCACCCGGACGCGGCTCTACTCCCTCTTCAGCCTCAAGACGGGCGTGCCCGAGTTCCTGCTGCGCGAGGATCGCGCGCTCCTGGCCTCGGACGTCGAGGCCACCTTCCGCCGCCAGCTCGTGGGGCAGGAGCTGGCCGTGCGCCGGGTGGTGGAGACGCTGTGCATGGTGAAGGCGGGGCTGCAGCCCCAGGGCAAGCCGCTGGCCACCTTCCTCTTCGTGGGGCCCACGGGCGTGGGCAAGACGGAGCTGGCGCGGCTCCTGGCCACGTTCCTCTTCGGCTCCCCGGAGCGACTGTTCCGCTTCGACATGAGCGAGTTCATGGACTCCTGGGCCGCCGAGCGGCTCATCCGGGGCAATGCCCAGGGGCAGGGCCTGCTCACGCGGCGGGTGCGCCAGCAGCCCTTCTGCGTGCTGCTGCTCGATGAGATCGAGAAGGCCCATCCCGCCGTCTTCGATCTGCTCCTACAGGTGTGTGGGGAAGGGCGGCTCACGGACACGCGGGGACAGACGGCCTGGTTCCACAACGCCCTCATCATCATGACGAGCAACCTGGGCGTGGCGCACCGCCGCTCGCCCCTGGGCATCGGGGCCGCGGAGGTGGACGACGGCGCCTACTACCTGCGGGAGGTGCACCGGCACTTCCGGCCCGAGTTCGTCAACCGCATCGATCAGCTCATCGCCTTCCGCCCCCTGTCGGCCGAGCAGATCCAGGAGGTGGCGCGGCTCGCGGTGGGCAAGCTCGGCCAGCGGCGCGGACTGCTGCAGCGCGGGCTCTCGCTGGACGTGCCCCCGGACATCACCTCCCGGCTCGCCACCTCGGGCTACCACGAGGCGCATGGGGCCCGGGGCCTGCGCCGGCACCTGGATCAACACCTCGTCGTGCCCCTGGCCCGCGCGCTCTCCGCCGCCGGGCCCGATGCACGGGGAGGGGAGCTGGTCTTCTCGCCCAACGACGAGGGCTTCTCCGTGGCGCTCGCCCGGGGCCGTCCGCGCCAGGTGCGCGATCAGCTGGCGCGCGTGGAGGAGCTGCGCGCGGAGCGCGTCCGGATCGAGGCCCTGCTGAAGCTGGACGCGGCCGAGCGCCTGGGCGAGCAGCTGCGCTTCCTCGTCGCCCAGCTCGCGCGCGAGCAGACGCACGCGGCGCGCGGGCCCGAGGCCGTGTCCATCAGCCGGCAGCAGTCCGAGCACGGTCGGCTCGAGCTGCTCTGGAGCCAGGTCGAGCGGCTGCGCGCCACGATCCTCTCGGCCGAGGAGCTGGCCCTGCTCTCCCTCTACGAGCAGCAGGACGTCACCCCCTTCGTGGACGAGGCCCTGGCGCACATGCGCGAGCTGCGGCGGCTGTTGCCCTCCGTCCTGCTCGCCCTGCAACCCCAGCGCGATGGCATCACGCTCATCGTCCAGGAGGCGGGGGACACGCGTGCCATGGATCGCTGGCTGCTGCCCCTGCTCGACGTCCTGTCCGCGCGCGGCTGGGTCGCCGGAGGCCGGATCTCCGTGCCCCGGCGCGCCGAGCCCCAGCGGCGCGACTGGTCCCCCGACGTCCTGTCCGCCGAGGCGCTCAAGCGGGCCCTGAACGAGCCCGAGCGTCCCTTCCGGGAGGTGCTGCTGTCGGTGGGCGGCCCCTATGCCGGCTCCTTCCTCTCCCTGGAGGCCGGGCTGCACCGCTACCCGTCCTCGGACAAGCTGCGCGAGCAGGTGCTGCTCACCGTGAGCCCCGTGGCGACGACCACCCACCTGTCCGAGAAGGAGCTCGTCCTGCCGCTCGTCGCGCCCCCCGAGCCGCCCCCGCTCGCGCAGTTGCGGTTGATCCCCGCCACGCGCGAGCACCTGCCCGATGGCACGGTTTCCATCGGCGACGGCGCCCGCACGGTGGCGCTGGACGGGCAGGGCTACTTCCAGGCGCTGGAGCTCGTCCTGCTCGAGCACATCCTCCTCATGGAGTCCGCCCGCCAGTTCGACCCGGAGAGCGCCCCGTCCTTTCCGGTCGACCAGCTCCGGAGCGCCACGTCATGA
- a CDS encoding AAA family ATPase, with product MSDKSLRVYFTTHQDGRLTGQLLPVWERLFDAPPPSAYGPREADVYAELETHVRRMLREDAAALERFLWSETLESRTLTVEIHPQAMHRKHPVIARALVPLRLTYVYGRMAGGAWRVRVPRFGWSFVLEDLSIAREVLQNALTTALLGENPRGLYDFRHEGAEYVQAWDPGGLRQDARPDESPPPPAEVLTQVGEELTSRALGGRQPPLVYDAGGPLEGWELARRHPPPSLLFVGEAGTGKTSQVLMLARRIAEARREDKSAHLPDIWRTSAERIVAGMVYLGMWQERCLKLVGALSFEEDYLFVDKLTSLLAPQPDGSSIGDLLLPAAMSGEISLIAECTEAEFERCQRRFPEALRPFHVLRLEPPTASRMPELMLRYQAVRRSRVTIHPVGLRQLVGHLETFQRDSAFPGKAFRFIDWLDQQGEPGRGRTLYPRDASEAYARYTGLPLQLISDDIPAERSALAAQLQAGVIGQERACTLAAGVLARFKAGLNDPDKPVGTLLFAGPTGVGKTELSKQLARTLFGDESRMIRLDMSEYMLPGSAQRLMEVGPGISSLAERVRRQPLSLVLFDEIEKAHADVFDLLLGILGEGRLTDHLGRLVDFRMTVVCMTSNLGVESAEPAGFGAERGAEDFLRAIRQAFRPELFNRIDHVIPFRRLSEADVLRIVDLELEKAASREGLVRRRLRLAVDPEARAWLARQGYEPQLGARPLKRLIEARVMAPIAVRLAAEAHLEGVALPVVVAGSEAERRLDSTQRALATVLTAEEARP from the coding sequence ATGAGCGACAAGAGCCTGCGCGTCTACTTCACCACCCACCAGGACGGCCGACTCACCGGACAACTCCTGCCCGTGTGGGAGCGGCTCTTCGATGCGCCTCCGCCCTCCGCCTACGGGCCTCGGGAGGCGGACGTGTACGCGGAGCTGGAGACGCACGTGCGGCGGATGCTCCGGGAGGACGCGGCCGCGCTCGAGCGCTTCCTGTGGTCGGAGACATTGGAGTCGCGCACCCTCACGGTGGAGATCCACCCCCAGGCGATGCACCGCAAGCACCCGGTCATCGCCCGGGCCCTCGTCCCCCTGCGGCTCACCTACGTCTACGGGCGCATGGCGGGCGGCGCCTGGCGCGTGCGGGTGCCGCGCTTCGGCTGGTCGTTCGTGCTCGAGGACCTGTCCATCGCGCGCGAGGTGCTGCAGAACGCGCTCACCACCGCGCTGCTCGGGGAGAACCCCCGGGGCCTCTACGACTTCCGCCACGAGGGCGCGGAGTACGTCCAGGCGTGGGATCCGGGAGGCCTGCGCCAGGATGCGCGCCCGGACGAGTCGCCGCCTCCGCCCGCCGAGGTGCTCACCCAGGTGGGCGAGGAGCTGACGTCCCGGGCGCTCGGCGGCCGCCAGCCGCCGCTCGTGTACGACGCGGGAGGGCCCCTGGAGGGCTGGGAGCTCGCGCGGCGCCACCCGCCGCCGTCGCTGCTGTTCGTGGGAGAGGCGGGCACGGGCAAGACGAGCCAGGTGCTCATGCTGGCGCGGCGCATCGCCGAGGCGCGGCGCGAGGACAAGAGCGCGCACCTGCCGGACATCTGGCGCACGAGCGCCGAGCGGATCGTCGCGGGCATGGTGTACCTGGGCATGTGGCAGGAGCGCTGCCTGAAGCTCGTGGGGGCGCTGTCCTTCGAGGAGGACTACCTCTTCGTGGACAAGCTCACGTCGCTGCTCGCCCCCCAGCCGGATGGTTCCTCCATTGGAGACCTGCTGCTGCCCGCGGCGATGAGCGGGGAGATCTCCCTCATCGCCGAGTGCACCGAGGCCGAGTTCGAGCGCTGCCAGCGGCGCTTTCCCGAGGCGCTGCGGCCCTTCCACGTGCTGCGGCTCGAGCCGCCCACGGCCTCGCGGATGCCGGAGCTGATGCTGCGCTACCAGGCGGTGCGCCGCAGCCGGGTGACCATCCACCCCGTGGGCCTGCGGCAGCTCGTGGGGCACCTGGAGACGTTCCAGCGCGACAGCGCCTTTCCCGGCAAGGCCTTCCGCTTCATCGACTGGTTGGATCAACAGGGCGAGCCGGGCCGCGGCCGCACCCTCTATCCGCGCGATGCCTCCGAGGCCTACGCGCGCTACACGGGCCTGCCCCTGCAGCTCATCAGCGACGACATCCCCGCCGAGCGGAGCGCGCTCGCCGCCCAGCTCCAGGCGGGGGTCATCGGCCAGGAGCGGGCGTGCACGCTGGCCGCCGGGGTGCTGGCCCGGTTCAAGGCCGGCTTGAACGATCCCGACAAGCCCGTGGGCACGCTCCTGTTCGCCGGCCCCACGGGCGTGGGCAAGACGGAGCTGTCCAAGCAGCTCGCCCGGACGCTCTTCGGCGACGAGTCGCGGATGATCCGACTCGACATGTCCGAGTACATGCTGCCCGGCTCGGCCCAGCGGCTCATGGAGGTGGGGCCGGGCATCTCCAGCCTCGCCGAGCGCGTGCGGCGCCAGCCCCTGTCGCTCGTGCTCTTCGATGAGATCGAGAAGGCCCACGCGGACGTGTTCGACCTGCTCCTGGGCATCCTGGGCGAGGGCCGGCTCACGGATCACCTGGGCCGCCTGGTGGACTTCCGGATGACGGTGGTGTGCATGACGAGCAACCTCGGCGTCGAGTCGGCCGAGCCCGCGGGCTTCGGCGCCGAGCGCGGCGCGGAGGACTTCCTGCGCGCCATCCGTCAGGCCTTCCGGCCCGAGCTGTTCAACCGCATCGACCATGTCATCCCGTTCCGCCGCCTGTCCGAGGCGGACGTGCTGCGCATCGTGGATCTGGAGCTGGAGAAGGCGGCCTCGCGCGAGGGCCTGGTCCGGCGGCGGCTACGGCTGGCCGTGGACCCGGAGGCTCGGGCGTGGCTCGCGCGGCAGGGGTATGAGCCCCAGTTGGGCGCGCGGCCCCTCAAGCGGCTCATCGAGGCCCGGGTCATGGCGCCCATCGCCGTGAGGCTCGCGGCCGAGGCCCACCTGGAGGGCGTGGCACTCCCGGTCGTGGTCGCGGGCAGCGAGGCCGAGCGTCGGCTCGACTCCACGCAGCGGGCCCTCGCCACGGTGCTCACCGCGGAGGAGGCACGCCCATGA